AGCAGATGTTAAAGTCAGAAGGGACGAGGATCCTTTCTCGATCGTAAGGATGATTACAGAAGCGCTGGGAGGGTCGATTTTTGAAAGAGCTGCGTGAACTGACTATTTTGGGTGGAATAGACAAAAACGGAAGGAGGGAAGGGGTTAATAGAGTCCTTCTGAAAAGAGGAGAGATCATCGGAATTGTTGGTCCGACTGGATCTGGAAAATCGACTCTGCTCAATGATGTTGAACAGCTTGCCAAGGGCGATACGATCTCACGAAGAACCATTTTGATTAATGGAGTAGTGGCAGACGAGGATGTTCGAACGAATCCGAAAAAGCGACTCGTTGCGCAGCTCTCACAGCGCATGCATTTTCTGGCCGACTTGAGAGTTGGTGAATTTCTCAAGATACATGCAAGGAGTAGGGGAAGGAGAGAGGAGATAGTTTCGGAAGTTCTGGCCCTGGCAAATACGCTATGTGGTGAGCCAATAGTCGAAACCGATCGTCTCACGACTTTGAGTGGTGGACAGTGCCGAGCACTGATGACGGCAGATATCGCGATTATCAGCGATTCTACAGTCGTACTTGTGGACGAAATTGAGAACGCTGGAATCAAGAAACAAGAAGCGTTAAGGCTTCTTTCGGGAAAGGGAAAAATTGTCATGGTGATCACCCATGATCCCTATATTGCCCTCATCCCACCAAGGCGTATTGTGATGAGAAATGGTGGGATGATATCACTTATCAATCGCTCTGAAGAAGAGGTGAGGATACACTCTAGACTCATTGAGATTGACGACTGGATTTGCAATCTCCGAGAGAGGATTAGAATGGGAGAAGTGGTGTGCGAGAAATGAGATTAGTTGTCATCGCCGGTCCACCTGGCTCTGGAAAAACTTCCATACTCATGCATGTGGTAAGATCACTGATATCACGAAGTTTCGACCCCGCAGTTGTCAAGATCGATTGTATTTCGTCCGAGGATGACAAGAGGATCGCGGAATTGAAGGTGCCAGTCATGCTTGGTCTTTCAAAGGATATGTGCCCCGATCATTTCGCCATTTACGGATTCGAAGAGATGATCGAATGGGCTAAGAAGATGAGGGCAGAGATTCTGTTTGTGGAAACGGCAGGCCTGTGTCTCCGCTGCGCCCCGTACCCGGATAAATGCCTTGCCGTTTGTGTAATCGATGTCACATCTGGACCCAATACTCCATTGAAGGTAGGACCACTCCTCACTACGGCAGACGTAATAGTGACAACAAAAGGCGATATGGTCTCGCAGGCAGAGAGGGAGGTCTTCTGGGAGAGAGTTGTTGAGGCAAATCCAACATGCAAAGTGATCGAAGCTAATGGAATAACAGGCAAGGGTGTCAATGAGCTGGTCGAGATAGTGGTTAAGTGCTTGACCGTTAACCCTGGTATGCAACTGCGGCATAATCCCCCATTTGCTATATGCACTCTCTGTACAGGCGAGCGGAGAATCGAAAGGGAGCACCACCGGGGACTGCTCCGTCATTTGGACGGATCGATGGAATACGTTGGTGAATGAGCATGGAGAGAATCGTTGATCTCTTGCCGGGACTAAACTGTGGGAGATGCGGTCATAGGAGTTGCCTTGGATTCGCCCGTGCTCTAGAGGATGGCGCGCATCCATCGGATTGCCCCTACGTTTCGCCTGAAAAATTAGCACAGATACGAGAAATAATGGCAAAGAGACAAAGAAAAAGAAGTATCAGAGGGGTGATCGATGGCCTGGAGGCTGACTTCGCCCTTGCCCCATTGGAGGGAGAACCCTCATGCAGGGAAGAACTTCTTCCTTTCGATCGAGATTGCGAGTTGAATGAAGGAGATGCGATCAGATACAGGCCGTTAGGCTGCCCAATAACCCATTTCGCAAAAATCCTGAGAAAGAATCATGGATTGATTACTGTGCATATTGTAGGCCCACGTCACTTGCTTGGCGAACCTTTTCAGCCATCGGATATCGGGATATGCATGGTTGTCGCATTCGAAGGAGTGGTTCGTGATGGATTAATACCTGAAGTAGGTCAGACCGTGAGATTTTTACCGCACGAATGCATGATGAGAAAGGTTCACTCCGGAGTTGTGGTATTGTCTGCAGGCTCGAGGGTGAGAATCGAAAGCATCGACTTAAAGGTGTGGAGACCTTGAACCACAGCGTTGCCGTCTTACAAGGTATGAAGAAAGGTGGTGTCAACTTCGTAGCCAGTGTTCCATGCCTCTATCTCAGGGAGTTGTTAGACCTCATTAACTCTGATAAAGAGATCACTCATGTTCCCGTCACAAGGGAGGAGGAGGGGATAGGATTATGCGCCGGTGCCTATATGGGCGGGATGAGGCCGGCGATAATCATGCAAAATTCTGGACTCGGAAACTCCATTAACGCTCTGGCGTCACTTGACCTCTTATATAGGATTCCCGTACTCATGATTATCAGCCACAGAGGGGTTGAAGGGGAACGGATAGTGGCGCAGATGCCGATGGGAAAATTGACTAAACATCTTCTCAGAACTCTAGGCATACCATATGTATCTCCGACATTGGCAGAAGTCGAGAGTGTCGTTGCAGTGGAAGCGGAGAAATGTTTCAATGAGAGAGTGCCAAGAGCTGTCCTACTCAGCATTTCGTTTTGGAGGGGGTTATGAAACGAATTGAAGCGATTAGAACGATTGTCGAGGAAAGACCTGATGCTTACATAGTATGCAATCTCGGATTTCCATCACGAGAGCTTTTTCATATTAGAGATTCAGCACGAAACTTCTATATGCTCGGCTCGATGGGCATGGCTTCTTCGATCGGGCTCGGTCTGGCATTGGCCCAAAAGAAAAAGGAGATCATCACGATCGATGGTGATGGTTCGATCCTGATGAACCTAGGATCGCTGGCAACGATCGCCTCTCATAATCCAAAAAATTATATGCTGGTCATTATGGACAACGGCGTCTATGGCTCGACAGGTTATCAGCCAACACCAACATCGCATTTGACAAGATTAGTTGAGATTGCGGAAGCAGCTGGGATCAGGCCAGCGATCGAAGTAAATACGGAATTGGAATTGCGTTACCAATTGAAAACAACACGCCATGGTGTTTTGGTAGTTAAGGTAGAACCAGAGAACGCAGATGTTCCAGAAATCCCCTTATCTCCTCAAGAGATTGTGGATAGATTCATATCCGCAGTGACTCAACCTTCTGGGTGATTTTGAATGAATTGGAAAGTATTCTCTTTTTGAGTTCTTCCGCAAGCCGCAATGAGCGGAGACGGTCTGTCTGCCGACAGACGATGGGGATCTCGATGCCGTTGTCCGGAAGTTTGATTTTACCAAGTTTGGCACGAAATACATTCTGAGGGCAGAGTGTCGTGCAAAAACCGCAGTTGAAGCATTTTTTTCGGTCGATTCGAGGCTTGCCTATGTCAAAATTGATTGCATCCATCGGACATCCGATAGCGGCATGACACTCTACACAATCGATGCATTTCTCTGTATCCAATTTAACAGCGAGATCGACGTTCTGCCACGCCTCTCCATAGTTGGCCAAGGATATTCTCTTTCTTTCAAAAATGTCGACAATTGGCAGAGGAATATCCGCATCCCTCTTTCTTATTGCCATTGCAATGGAGTCGTCGATCACAGCGATGGGTACAGCCCAAGAAACGATACACTCTGGACCTGCTGATGTCTTAAAGCCTCCCATATACTCAGGATTCATGCCCTTCATATCGGATATCATCATCAGATTTGGATGGTCAGGAGTACTTCTTGTTCCCGTGCCGATCACGAAACCTTCAGATCCGTTAACAAGTACCCGTGTGCCGATGCCGATGTATTTCAACGACGGATCGTTTTCCAAAGGACTGATATGACCAGCTCCAGAAAAAGTTGCCTCCTTTAATCCAGGTTTAAACTCTCTCGCGTGAAATATTGAGCGGACGGACGTCTGACTACGATTCACAAAAGCATGATAATTACGAAAGATATTGCGAGAAGCCAAGAGTCTCGCAACAGCCATATCTTGCAAAGATACGTTATCAGAAAATTCGTAGCCATCTTCGGTTCTCACTTCCACCTCAACAGACTTACCCCTTACCAAATCTTGAAAGAGATGACCGGCTCCATATGTGGGATCCGTCTCACTCTTTGCCGTTCCAAAAATGATCAGATCGAGAATGCCAAGTCGTTCATTGGGGCACGGACCAACGAAAGCTGGCACCCCATTGATGAGTACTCTCTCC
This region of Methanomassiliicoccales archaeon genomic DNA includes:
- a CDS encoding ATP-binding cassette domain-containing protein produces the protein MKELRELTILGGIDKNGRREGVNRVLLKRGEIIGIVGPTGSGKSTLLNDVEQLAKGDTISRRTILINGVVADEDVRTNPKKRLVAQLSQRMHFLADLRVGEFLKIHARSRGRREEIVSEVLALANTLCGEPIVETDRLTTLSGGQCRALMTADIAIISDSTVVLVDEIENAGIKKQEALRLLSGKGKIVMVITHDPYIALIPPRRIVMRNGGMISLINRSEEEVRIHSRLIEIDDWICNLRERIRMGEVVCEK
- the comD gene encoding sulfopyruvate decarboxylase subunit alpha, which gives rise to MKKGGVNFVASVPCLYLRELLDLINSDKEITHVPVTREEEGIGLCAGAYMGGMRPAIIMQNSGLGNSINALASLDLLYRIPVLMIISHRGVEGERIVAQMPMGKLTKHLLRTLGIPYVSPTLAEVESVVAVEAEKCFNERVPRAVLLSISFWRGL
- the comE gene encoding sulfopyruvate decarboxylase subunit beta, whose protein sequence is MKRIEAIRTIVEERPDAYIVCNLGFPSRELFHIRDSARNFYMLGSMGMASSIGLGLALAQKKKEIITIDGDGSILMNLGSLATIASHNPKNYMLVIMDNGVYGSTGYQPTPTSHLTRLVEIAEAAGIRPAIEVNTELELRYQLKTTRHGVLVVKVEPENADVPEIPLSPQEIVDRFISAVTQPSG
- a CDS encoding methanogenesis marker 16 metalloprotein, which translates into the protein MVRTFEEIVSRLDKGEAIVLTAQEISELVEEGDESTLREVDVVTTATRGIMSGTYALLSFQVRAPRIFTKAERVLINGVPAFVGPCPNERLGILDLIIFGTAKSETDPTYGAGHLFQDLVRGKSVEVEVRTEDGYEFSDNVSLQDMAVARLLASRNIFRNYHAFVNRSQTSVRSIFHAREFKPGLKEATFSGAGHISPLENDPSLKYIGIGTRVLVNGSEGFVIGTGTRSTPDHPNLMMISDMKGMNPEYMGGFKTSAGPECIVSWAVPIAVIDDSIAMAIRKRDADIPLPIVDIFERKRISLANYGEAWQNVDLAVKLDTEKCIDCVECHAAIGCPMDAINFDIGKPRIDRKKCFNCGFCTTLCPQNVFRAKLGKIKLPDNGIEIPIVCRQTDRLRSLRLAEELKKRILSNSFKITQKVESLRI